The window tttgttcattttgagaAGCAGCAATTCATGgcagccaaaaaaaataaaaaatagataaaaagtgaccttgaaaaaaagcaaattaaaaacaaaaaaacgactGAGGGCCAAATTTGACCCCTTGAGATTAAAACAATTGCTGGAGGTTTTCAGTTTTACATCTCAAaaactattttcctttttttctccataccATTTCTCTACATATGATTTTCCCTCCCAGTTTCTCTAAAAGGTGACGTTTCATTTGTTCAACCTCTTTGTCCAGTCTTGATGCTTCTAATCAGTTTTTATGTAAATCCAGAACTTAATGATTGGAAAACGACAGCTCTCTGTTTCAGTGCAGGTTTGGTTTCAGAGGGAAATCTGCCTCTGAAGTGGAGCAGCAGAAACGGCGGCGTGTCTTCATCGATTCCTGGAGCTGGCTTTCAGTCAATCAGTGACTGTTTGGTGAGCAGGAAGCTGCTGAGGTCGAGCTTTTTCTTGGAGCAGGGTCACGTGACCTCCTGCTGCTGGTCTCTGACATCCTGCAGTTGAGCAAATGAAATAATCATCTTGTCATTGAATCTAAAACCTCTTTGAGCATAAAACAGACTCAGTTTTGGTTTAGTCTAAAGACATTTTGGTAAGTTTGGAGTCAATGGGGCTGAAAAGTGTTGAGTTTTACAAACCCAGATCTGTTtccagacagttttttttcttttgttctgtgaAAACCTTGTATTCAATCTTTTTCTAACCTACAAGCATTTCAAGACTGATTGTGATTATAATTAAAGAAATTGACCCGGTTCAGTGTCTTCgctttgtttttacaatttaaaatattCCACCTTTTACATGTTAAAGGCAACTAAATGGTTTGTTTGATCAAAATTACGCAGAATTTCTTAAATCAAAATGTACATCTGGCTTGAAAgatattttgtaaaaacaccAGTTAATTTTCCAGTAAATTGTGATTTTGACTCTAGATTTTCATCAAGGACGCAATAAGACTTTTACCGCTCTGCTAATTTCTGTCGTGGATTTGATTCACATCATCAACCAGAAGCCAATTTGACTCTGAAATATACTCAATACTCaattatgtttgtgaaaaaagcaaattaatcTCCGTAGTGTATATTTAATCTAATCAGACTTCACCGTTATAGGTAAAAAATCTGCCCAGAGCTTCTCTCAGTAATAATTTCAAATGAAGGTTGAGGGTGTGGCAAaggtgaagcaaaaaaaaacggattttcTTGTTGACTTTGGCAACTCGTGAATAATGTTGAAGGTTTTATTACCTAACTGCTATTTAGAATAAATTCGAGACATTTTTGCATTGAAGGCAGAGGAACTCCACCTGTTATGGGTTCAACAGCACATAAAGATACTGTGATGACTGAGGCAAGGATGGACTGCAGAGAGGAGGGCTATTTACAGTGCAAGTTAAAGTCCTAAAGGAATGCTGCCTTCACGAGATGACAAAACTCGGAACTTTGTGttctgagttttgtttttccatttttaaaagtgaacattTGAAGTTGATTTACTACCCTTCCTTCATCCGAAATTAGGGTGCCTtccacaaataaacaaaaggatTAAAGCTCTAAaatcaaagtcttttttttttatattttctatcTAGTATAATAAAGTAAACGTACgtctttttccaaatacatgttCAAAATCTAcctaaatattttcaaagtaaatgttttaatttatttatttataaaattttagctaaaaagaCACAGAATATACGGCTGAAAAGTACATTGTGATGACTGTTTTAAAGTTATAGTTAGTAATTCCGAGGAACAGCAAATGCAACATGATTTACAGCTTTGCGCAGATCTGGGTTGCCAGATACGTTAAAACGTTTTTCAACtaatccacaaaaaaacacgtatttgatTAAGCATGtgtcttattttttcttctaaaaagttcataatttaataaaataatgtatCAGCCAGTTGTTTTACATTCtatattaacaaaaacaaaagtttcactTGAGGGATACAATTACACCACTGAGCCATTGTCTGGCAACCCCGTTGCTGCTCAAAACAGCAACGGGGTTTCCTATTTCCTGCTCCAAAAGCTCAGTCGCCATTTTCTCTCAGTCAGAGCTTGACCTACTTTTAGTTGCTGCTAAAAAACAAACCGAGTAAAGACGCACCCACGACAAAGCAACCATTGGTAAGCAAATATAACAAAATATAAGAGATAGATTTACGGATTACTGTGTTTTGTTGGAAGTTATTTGAGGTTTTAATGCTAAATGGCGTCGGCTAAACCAACGACCTCGAGGCAACAGACGTACGTTGACGCAGGATCTAAAACCCCTACAAATATTTCgagataaatgaataaattcgACGATAGAAATTAGTTTTCGACAATAGAAATGGGTTATTACAGCGCGTAGTTGTTCATATATTGTCATTTGTCGAGTTAAATGTTTAGTGTTGAAGGACTGCGCCACATAATGGTTTTTGTTGGCTGGTGAAGGACAGCGCGCGATCACTAggccccaaaaaaaaaaagtttatgtaaaGCGAAAATCTAAGCTTTCCACAGAATGATCGATCCTTAAAAAGTGCTTTGGAAGATTAAACAatagaaatatatttatatattttggtctttttttttttttacttcgtGTGTCTCGAGACTTTTTAGTTTCGTGTTTTGTCGTTTTTCTCcgcgttaaagacccacttctttaaaatttgtgattttaacatgttcttttggtaattttacaataatggagagcatgtatttaaaaaaaaataatataagctttctttattcaaatggttgtgaaccgggagcagacgaaaaagaTGGCGTCTGAAAAAGCCcgtagcagtgacgtaggtgctacagaCGGTGGGtcccattctgatgcctccccctgtagacaaatggatccatgtacgtctttgtttagCTCATCTCTGCAGGGATCAGCCGGATATTGCACACCATTGTTGTTGCACTAGCAATGTTaagggttgtgaagggctgtaagctagtgggagaggatgtaaacagatggtctacaataaaaatgtcctagaaaacggcacAGGTTTCCTGATATTTGGCTAAaagtggcataatcataattaaaagaccattggggaCACTttgtaaatggatcaaaagatgttaGGAGCTTCAGATGGAAGCAGAGTGTTTAAATCTTCACCCTTTTTTCTACAGATACCATGAGTGGAAGTCGCGTCTTCATCGGCCGCTTGAGCCCTCAGGCCCGAGAGAGAGACGTGGAGAAGTTCTTTAAGGGTTACGGAAGAATCCGGGAGATCAACCTGAAGAACGGATTTGGCTTTGTGGTTCGTATGGCGGCTTCGGTAGAAACTTTTTCCTGCTTTCCTTCCTCAGATCTtctaaaagtgtttattttttttctccccctagGAATTTGATGACCACAGAGATGCAGATGATGCAGTTTATGAACTAAATGGCAAAGAGCTGTTGAGTGAAAGGTAAGGTTCTGTTTCTGAGAAGCAAAGAGTTTTCCCCCGGAGGCTTGCGTAAAGGTTGCTATAGCAATACTTTCAAAATGCTAGCAAGTACTTCCCTCTTTCAGTAATTTTATGAAGAAAAGATAAAACTCTATCGATCCTCATGAACACATGAAGGAACATTAGGGTCATAATATCGACTAAAAGCTCATTGTGGTGTTTGCCTGCTCTTCGTCAGGGTTACTATTGAACATGCTCGCTccaggagaggaagagggggcGGACCCCCGGGTATGGCACGTTTTGGTGGGGGTTATCGACAGTCCCGCAACACTGGATCCAGGTATGTCAGGTTCAAAAAgctctgatttaaaaaagaaaaaaactacttgTGTGTGAGCACAGTAAACATTACAGTATAGAAAGTATTTCTGGAAGAAAAGTCAAGCAGTTTTGAAGACTTTGTGGCTTTGAGAAACAAATttggaaacatttgtttttaggttGGGACCTGTTTTCCATTGAAGTCCTTAAAGGAGGTCATCAATGTGAGATAGACTCCGTctcctgtttttagtgtttttaacatgttcttgtggcatttttctggtgatggaggacgtattgAAACTAAGTCAAACctaaaagttgcatttctgagtttttctttgttcaaatcgttgagaatcaggagcagacaaaaacagaccgttttgaaaaaggtgtttttgtgaCAGTGTGGGGCTTCAGACACTCAGAAAACCCCACTAATATCTGTGGTCCCTTTCACTGATGTTTCACAGGTACGGCCCACCTGTGCGGACAGAACACAGGCTCATTGTTGAGAATCTGTCCTCCCGGATCAGCTGGCAGGTAAGAGAAGCAACATAGTCTCTAactaaattcagattttttttagattagaaTAACTATCAAACATGTAGCTGGCATTGTTAAATTGGTAAAATATCAGTAGTCAGTCTTCACCTCAGTTGGTCATTCTAACCACAactgttaaaatgtgttttgtaacAGCTACTGTATCAGCTGCCTTTGTATCAAAGGTAAACACCCTCCTGTGGGGTGTCACAAGTGTgtagcgccctctgctggctgTTGTACTCAATAGTTTTCATTTGGTGCCTCTCCTTACACGCAGTTGCTGCTGGTCTAAAGTCTTGGCTGGGCCCCCTAGCGGGTGAAAGTGGTCTAGCGCAGGATTCAGTAGCCTTAGGAGGTCCGTAGCCACAGGCTGGAGGTTCTGTGGGCTGGCGACTGCTGTAAACCCCCTCAAATCCACGGTCCCCTACACTCCCATTTGGGTCTTTGTCTGTGGCTGATGGAGCTGGGGGGGCGGTGTTGAGTCGGGCACACACTCCACCCCCTACTTTCTCTGGTGGTTCCTTACTTGAGGAGGCCGGATGCTGGGTGAAGGCCGAGGCGTTTCTCGAGGGCTTTTCTCGAGGCTTTACACTGCATTGGTTCCCATTTGCTATTTGGACAAGTGGCTCTATGCTAATGTCTGCTGGGTTTGGAGCGGTAAGTAGCATAAAACTCATGTGATGGGGTTTTTTCAGGGTCGGGGGGTTAAAGGGGTTACAGGGAAAATCATGTAACAGCCGAGCcaagtcttaaaaaaaagttttgttaacggggggggggggggggggggtctgtatAATTCTGAAGCCCGTTTGGGTTTGTAAAGTAAAAACTCGGCTGTCTCTTACTCTGAAATCTGGTTTCATctggcacaaaaaaacaagtcaaaacagttttttattggcaaaaagaagcaaaacaaaaagactaaacagCTGAAAGCATTTTGTGTAGAAGGCTCTGTGTTTACACGGCCTCCGCTCACACATGGGGGGCGTATCAGACAGTCAAGGTCAGATGTGGGTTGCCATGCTTTCTGTTTGTTCTGACTTCCTTCCTTCCAGGTGAGAGAAGGCTCAATGACACTCCGGCTTTCTGTCTGCTGCTAAACGCGCTTTCTGCCCTCCAAACAGGACCTGAAAGACCTGATGAGAAAAGCAGGTGAAGTCACGTTTGTGGACGCGCACAGACCCACGAAAAACGAGGGGTGagctgctccttcctgctccgccTTCAGGAGGTGTGTCCATGACAACGTGCTGACGGCTGTTGTGCTCTGCAGGGTGGTTGAGTTTGCCTCCCGCAGTGACCTGAAGAACGCCATCTCCAAGCTGGATGGAACGGAGCTGAACGGGCGCAAACTTAAGATCTTTGAGGACAGCAGGAGGTGGGTTCTTCTCACACGGGGGGGGGTCTGTGGCCTTTGTGGCGTTGCGGCTAACACATGTTTTCGTCACAGAAGCAGGAGCCGCTCCCGCAGCTACTCCCGCTCCAGGAGTCGCTCCCGAAGCCGCAGCCGCTCCAGGAGCCGCTCCCGCTCCGTCAGCCGCACCCCAGAGAAGAAGATGTCAGGGGGGGGCAAGTCTGCAGCCAGATCCCCCTCCAGGTCCAGATCCCGCTCCAGGTCCGGCTCGCGCTCTCCGGCCCAGAACAAACAGTCTCGCTCCCGATCCCGGTCCCAGTCCCGGTCGCGCTCCCGCTCGCCCTCGGCAGACAGCAAACACTAAGATCCTGGTCAGAGTTGGAGGCCTGAAGGGGCTGATTATCTTTGAGGGGGGGGGAGTTTGTGACCTTTTGACACAACCTCCATTCCCCCCAGTTGTGAAAATGTCCCGGCTTTGGTTTCTGCTTTTCATTGTgattctgtttttctgcagaggaATAAATGTGACGATGCGAGCGTTTGTtttagccccgccccctgcaTCAGTGCTGCCTGATGGGTCGTCTGCTCTGTTTCTGCTTTCAGCTTCAGATCGTTTCAGCTGCTAATTTATTTTTCagctttgatttgtgaaaaaaatatatttttgttcctcgttttgagcagttttttttttgctttatatcATCTCCAGCCTGTGGAATGCTGGGAAATATTCTGGTctgtaaatgtttattaatttgATACTAAGGAAGATaaacttgtttctttttattagtttttctaacTTCAGATGAGTGTCCAGTACTGAATCTGTAGCTgtaaagtcaataaaactttcGTAAACCTGAAGCTGTTGGATTCTGTTATAATCTGTGTCACGGAATCTGTTAATATCAGATTATTCATGTGAGATTAAGAAAAATTTGAAGTTCTCTCCACTCATTAAAGACAAAGTGAAGctctcataatttttttttataattaaagctTTCAGATAATCCAGCTCCTAATCTGTAAATCTGCATGTAGAGAAACATGATCTTCCCTGGGGGGCAGCAGGGGAAACatcaaaatgtttgtctttatcGCAACACAAGGATTTAATGTTTAAAACGACACAAAGGTTTCATTCATCGATCAGGATTAAAGTCATCAGATTAAAGCCTAAAACAGTAAATGTCATGTGAGATTGTTATCGTGGGTTTTCTTGATCGTCATCCTTTAGAATATTCTGGAACTGCTCTGTAATTGTGCTGTCGACTCCCTCAGCCGCCTGCTGTGGCGGGTTTCTGCCACGTGGGGGCAGCAGCGAACAACATACTGGATAGAATTGAACGCGCCAGTTTCAATCCTCTGATCTGTTCAAATGAGGAAACATCTCTGCAGACGGATCCTGACTGCTGTTAATCAGATTTCAGTAAAATACTAATTTGAGGAAGTATTGAATCCAGTAAACTATGAGCAGAGGCTTGTTATCTGTGTGCTAGTAGCATTTAAATATGGAGGGGTGtttgtgccattattccaaGAGCAACACTCAATAATTATATTTTGAgtgtaaaatgtcaattttaaacgttttaaatgcaaatttttgttttttttcctcttatgtGAAGTCATATTCTGCGAGTTACAAATGTAATCACAGACATGGACATGCAggttgatgctgattggtcagaaaatTCTTCCATCAGCTCATAGACTGGTTTGTGTGCGGCGGaaacttgttttgtttgcaaacatttttttgtgtttcaagtcattttttctgtttcaactaaaaaataaatgtttaagaaTTCAAACTTGTAGACGTTTTTCTCTCAAAACGGTGAGAAAATTGGCGCAAAAAAGATTCCATATCAGGAAGGATCCAGCTAATTGGAAGCAAGCGtctgttttgtttgcatttccaAGACTACATTCTTTCAAGAAAAGATCGAATCCCATAATCTGGATCCTGAGGAATGCTACTCGCAGTATGTTGTTGCTGAGCATATCCCTAATCCAGGAATTACAGACAGTGATGCTAAATACATCAAACAACTTTAAAacttatttggattttttttacaaattcaaaattgaataaaccccCAAGGTAATTGGATTGATGTTATCTTTTctcatatattttatattattatgtTCACACATTTCAATTCCCCCTGAAAACTTCACTCTGTTGTTGTcaataaactgaaaaacaaacaaacaatgacGCTAAATAAAGTAGTGCTGTTAGAAATGACGTCAGAAATCAGAGTCAGGATGGATTTATTCTCATTTGCGTCTGTATGTTTGCTCTATAATTAGAGTGTCTTTATTACAAATCAGGCTTTAAATGTGTGAAATATTTACGTGACGTTTTTGGGTAAGCGATGGTGGGCGGGGACAAGCATGCCAGTCCTGATTGGTTCCACACCGCCCCTATCGGCGGGGTTTGAAACGGCACCGCTAACTCGTCATGTTTCTTAAACTTACATAAACGATCCTTTCATGAATAAAGGCTCCCGGTgctaaccccccctccccctcccggTGATGacctccccctccctccctcccttccgTCAGCGTGGTCGGCATAACAAGCCCTGGCCCCGCCGCCGCGCGCCGCAGCCCCTCCCCTCCCCGGCACGGCGgacccccaccgcgcggaggcATGCGCCTGACGCGCCGCTCTTGGTAGCGGACCCGTGCTGCCGCGCACGGACCCGCAGCTCGGTGTCGGACAGTCCGGAACCATGGCGGAGCGGAGCGGTCGGCTGAGCTTCGGGAGCGGGGCTCTGAACAGGCCGGTGCCCATGAACCTGTTCGCCACCTGGGAGATCGACGGCTCCTCCCCGAACTGCGTCCCGAGGTAAGACGCCGTGAGCTCGGCTGCGGGGCTGCGCGCGCTTCCAGCACAGCTGCCGGAACTGCCCACCCGCCCCGCCGGGTAGAGCTGTGTCATCGTGCCAGCCGCATGCCCACGCAGGCCCCGCAGCGGCGGGGATCCACGCACAGCAGCCACGAACATCTGAGGCTCCTCAGGCCTGATGATGAACAGGAGCGGGAACGTCAGCCGCACCTTCACGTGACGTCCTTTCATCTGAACAAGCGCGCGCGCCACATagtcttttcaaaacaaaagtttccGAGATTTTACTAACCGCCTAATCTGGAGGATGATTTTTGGAGATGAGGACATTTCCTCTGAAGGCATCAAGCTTTTCATCCTCCAGACCTCAGGTAACAGGTAAACGGACGCAGGTATTGACGGTTCAGGTGAGGGACCCGTTCTCTTTAATTGTGGAAGAAGGTTCTTAAAAGTCCCCCAGGGTGTCTCCTGTCTGACATCAGtgagcaggggggtattccagaaagcaggttatgctagctcccgcGATAAGTTTGAGgttaaggaagttgataacctcagctttctgttccagaaatggaggtatgtttcagggtaggttaagttgccatggcaactcatgctctgaacataacctggtctggagcaggtttagttcaatgttagtttgttttcagagaggtgaagcagcatggcgtgtccatttgaagatgatttagtggatgaagaagctcagataatactttttccaccgtgagagggtgataagaccacatatggatgttggaaagagaaactttatactttgatctaacttaattatttgctgcagttaagataaatcatttttttgttaggtcaccttaaaaataacacatagttttcagacagttattttgctttcatttaaattaattcaattaagtaggtgtaactttggtgctgctgttagatcggcaccgcaagggattgtgggatatcattccctttgcctgtctggatggatttgggtttaagtgtgggtttttgaccaaatgtgtttagttgtttagctgttttactgtgttttgtctagttattttgtcctgttatgtttaattctttctgcaccatgagtgagagagaggaagaggatgagtttatttagcagcCCTAATGCTTAGTGGTGTAATGTTAAAGACTGAGAAAAGGTTTATAGTGTCATGATGTGATTTCACTgcgtttcatttattttaatgtaaaaatgagtatatctgcagcctataacttagacatatgagagttcaagaagtacaattaattaagatggaaaaacatttaattgaattggagtaaaattacatttagatagataaatatgtaaatttgagttgtaaaaagaatattgagttggatagacgtaagaaattaggttgaataaatttaactcaattacttattaccaattgaattaattaatttaagttggataatttatatatatatataaatatatatatataaatatatatatatatatattcgtgcgtttactttgtctgttctttttctccaagcagaaactctttcttttgctgatgatgcagccgtgttacttttttgatggacgtataatcttcataccccgtcattaatctcagactccgtctcactgaagtatagcgctctctttttttctccacgcgtttccatggtgactccagaaatcggcgatccattgagaatgtctttatgtacctgctgtgcacgtgcattaacccagggttaccaagtggagcgtaattatgCTAACTCATACCCGGTCTTtgggaaccgacatacccagagtaagcaagttcaggcggatttaaggcttaaagtcaggctagtttaaacggGCCTTCTGGAGTACCCGCCTGCAGAACTACACAAATTCTTACCCTGCAACCGTCAAACAAGGAAATGTTTCCTTTGAAAAGTATTTCACAGCTGTACAACTCTCCCCCTCCTTCTGGAAATCCATTCTGCAAATGCAAACAACAATTTGCAGAGCcgtaaaataatgttttgtttttgcaaaaattccaatctgtctgtgtgtaaaaaatcaaacaggcggttttaaacctataaaaacatgtttaaagcttccaaaaaagcatttttattgcTGTAAAAACGAGTTTTACTGCTGTAAAATGTCGTAAGAACACATTGAAAAGAATTTTACAGCTGTAAAATGGTTCTCATGAACTGATTTGTTACTTTAGAAACTTGTTTCAGGTCCTCATAAGAGGACAAACGCACACAGGAAGTAACAACCGAATCAATCTGTTCGAACTGATTCACCAATCAGCACTTTTTCTCCTACCAGCTGCCAATCAGATTGCACAACTATCAAACTGGATATTTCCTTTTTTCGTGTTCATTTTCGTCTCTAACGGATACTTTTTACTGTCAGTACATAGCATAAATACTTAGAGGGACCCCGTGTTACAACAGTAAAGTACTTGGTAAAGGAGTAGAACTCCATAGTTGCATCCGTTAGCTAATCCAGGTTCCGATAGACGTCAGTTCCTATAGTTTAGAGCTTTAATGCAGTTTTTCTGTTCTGTCAGATGTTGGTTCATAACAATATTTTTTAGCATCACTTCTGCTGCATTTCAGGACAAattcattgttgttgtttttcttctgtacGATTGACCTGAAAAGAGAAGAGATTCATTTTGGTCTCGGCCCGTTTTTTGGGGACTCAGGCCGTAATAATAGTTCTTAAAGTTGTCAAATGTCCTTTTGCTCTTATTCTTTGGGTTTGACAACATGTTTCAATAATctgtagagatttttttttgaaggttttatgAATATTAAGCAGTTGAGTAACTCGACTCTGAATATTAGGGGCATAAAAATATTAATGTGTACAGTTGAGCCCTAAAGAGCCTCAGTGACAGTAACAGACGTTATCATCGGTCCTATGCTTATATCGAGCGCAGGTTTCATAATATGATTAATCTTTACTGATTTATTACAATTCTCATGTCATCTTAGAGTTGTGCTACACAGcaactatgtacattttgctgttaatgcacggatgaaaattggtcatacgtgattACACCATGGCCCGAGTGAattctcaattctgattggctgctgggtgtgcatttaAAAGTGATAACCCACAGGGATAATGCAGCGTAAAAAactagttccggtcacatagcctaaatgttctgtatcactgcgccggcttctttaaaacaaactttatcttcatcatctggacaaaacaaGCGGTtggaggtgaactttctctctgatctgatgctttattt is drawn from Oryzias latipes chromosome 22, ASM223467v1 and contains these coding sequences:
- the srsf5 gene encoding serine/arginine-rich splicing factor 5 isoform X2, with translation MSGSRVFIGRLSPQARERDVEKFFKGYGRIREINLKNGFGFVEFDDHRDADDAVYELNGKELLSERVTIEHARSRRGRGGGPPGMARFGGGYRQSRNTGSRYGPPVRTEHRLIVENLSSRISWQDLKDLMRKAGEVTFVDAHRPTKNEGVVEFASRSDLKNAISKLDGTELNGRKLKIFEDSRRWVLLTRGGVCGLCGVAANTCFRHRSRSRSRSYSRSRSRSRSRSRSRSRSRSVSRTPEKKMSGGGKSAARSPSRSRSRSRSGSRSPAQNKQSRSRSRSQSRSRSRSPSADSKH
- the srsf5 gene encoding serine/arginine-rich splicing factor 5 isoform X4, whose translation is MSGSRVFIGRLSPQARERDVEKFFKGYGRIREINLKNGFGFVEFDDHRDADDAVYELNGKELLSERVTIEHARSRRGRGGGPPGMARFGGGYRQSRNTGSRYGPPVRTEHRLIVENLSSRISWQDLKDLMRKAGEVTFVDAHRPTKNEGVVEFASRSDLKNAISKLDGTELNGRKLKIFEDSRRSRSRSRSYSRSRSRSRSRSRSRSRSRSVSRTPEKKMSGGGKSAARSPSRSRSRSRSGSRSPAQNKQSRSRSRSQSRSRSRSPSADSKH
- the srsf5 gene encoding serine/arginine-rich splicing factor 5 isoform X1, with the protein product MASEKARSSDVGATDDTMSGSRVFIGRLSPQARERDVEKFFKGYGRIREINLKNGFGFVEFDDHRDADDAVYELNGKELLSERVTIEHARSRRGRGGGPPGMARFGGGYRQSRNTGSRYGPPVRTEHRLIVENLSSRISWQDLKDLMRKAGEVTFVDAHRPTKNEGVVEFASRSDLKNAISKLDGTELNGRKLKIFEDSRRWVLLTRGGVCGLCGVAANTCFRHRSRSRSRSYSRSRSRSRSRSRSRSRSRSVSRTPEKKMSGGGKSAARSPSRSRSRSRSGSRSPAQNKQSRSRSRSQSRSRSRSPSADSKH
- the srsf5 gene encoding serine/arginine-rich splicing factor 5 isoform X3 is translated as MASEKARSSDVGATDDTMSGSRVFIGRLSPQARERDVEKFFKGYGRIREINLKNGFGFVEFDDHRDADDAVYELNGKELLSERVTIEHARSRRGRGGGPPGMARFGGGYRQSRNTGSRYGPPVRTEHRLIVENLSSRISWQDLKDLMRKAGEVTFVDAHRPTKNEGVVEFASRSDLKNAISKLDGTELNGRKLKIFEDSRRSRSRSRSYSRSRSRSRSRSRSRSRSRSVSRTPEKKMSGGGKSAARSPSRSRSRSRSGSRSPAQNKQSRSRSRSQSRSRSRSPSADSKH